In Cytobacillus oceanisediminis, the following proteins share a genomic window:
- a CDS encoding metal-dependent hydrolase, whose product MDTITHTLFGLSLYGTVDKRDMDKNSKRAYLLTAVGASQIPDIDVVSRLWDTEGLYQMWHRGITHSVFLTPVWALLFFLLSFLLFKVKDKKLFLLGWLAVFIHNTSDLFNAWGTGYLEPFSNMRITFGTIPIVDLVFWTIMGIAYIFSRRNKLKSPYYFKMALAFLLLHVMIQSTQGFIIYKQYNDQYDQVALSADFIPWTFSVIAKKDDEITIFNDNLFKKEETQYVLQSRETADLDKLFSQRPEAKTLYEWSPFVVLVDDDERLGLYDPRFYRNGQSFLFEYIEKNTER is encoded by the coding sequence ATGGACACAATTACTCATACATTATTCGGCTTGAGCCTTTACGGTACAGTCGATAAACGAGATATGGATAAGAATTCCAAGAGGGCGTATTTGCTTACCGCTGTCGGTGCTAGCCAAATTCCGGATATTGATGTCGTCTCCCGCTTATGGGATACAGAAGGACTTTATCAGATGTGGCACAGAGGCATTACCCATTCAGTTTTCCTTACTCCGGTCTGGGCTCTGCTGTTTTTTCTGCTGTCCTTCCTGCTCTTCAAAGTAAAGGATAAGAAGCTTTTTCTGCTGGGATGGCTTGCAGTTTTCATACATAATACAAGCGATTTATTCAATGCATGGGGCACGGGTTATTTGGAGCCATTTTCAAATATGAGGATTACCTTTGGCACGATTCCTATTGTTGATTTAGTGTTTTGGACCATCATGGGAATTGCTTACATTTTTTCAAGAAGAAACAAGCTGAAATCCCCTTATTACTTTAAAATGGCATTGGCCTTTTTGCTTCTTCATGTTATGATCCAAAGCACACAGGGATTTATTATTTATAAGCAGTATAATGATCAATATGATCAAGTTGCCCTGTCGGCAGACTTTATTCCATGGACCTTTTCTGTCATTGCCAAAAAAGATGATGAAATAACCATCTTTAATGATAACCTTTTTAAGAAAGAGGAAACCCAATATGTGCTTCAATCCAGAGAAACTGCTGATTTGGATAAATTGTTTTCTCAGCGTCCTGAAGCTAAAACCCTTTATGAATGGTCCCCATTTGTCGTTCTGGTTGATGATGATGAAAGGCTTGGCCTCTATGACCCTCGCTTTTAC
- a CDS encoding peptide chain release factor 3, giving the protein MSKNFKEEVLSRRTFAIISHPDAGKTTLTEKLLLFGGAIRDAGTVKGKKTGKYATSDWMEIEKQRGISVTSSVMQFEYDGARVNILDTPGHQDFSEDTYRTLTAVDSAVMIIDSAKGIEEQTLKLFKVCRMRGIPIFTFMNKLDRQGKAPLELLAELEEVMGIESYPMNWPIGMGKEFLGIYDRFNNRIEQFRVEEEDRFISLNEEGEIEGNHSIKDTGLYDQTLEEIMLLNEAGNEFSRERIAKGDLTPVFFGSALTNFGVQTFLESYLQFAPPPQPRNSTAGEIDPLSEEFSGFIFKIQANMNPAHRDRIAFLRICSGQFERGMAVNIPRIGKSIKLAQSTQFMADDRSTVDSAVSGDIIGIYDPGTYQIGDTLTAGKNNFQYERLPQFTPELFVKVTAKNVMKQKHFHKGIQQLVQEGAIQLFKTVKMEEYLLGAVGQLQFEVFEHRMKNEYNTEVYMERQGSKIARWVEGDEVNENLSSGRSLLVKDRYDKNVFLFENDFALRWFQEKNPDVKLYNPMDSE; this is encoded by the coding sequence ATGTCCAAAAATTTTAAAGAAGAAGTTTTATCCCGCCGCACCTTTGCAATCATTTCCCACCCGGATGCCGGTAAAACGACGCTGACTGAAAAACTCCTGTTATTCGGGGGTGCCATTCGTGACGCGGGTACAGTTAAAGGGAAGAAAACAGGCAAGTATGCGACAAGCGACTGGATGGAAATTGAAAAGCAGCGCGGAATTTCTGTTACCTCCAGTGTGATGCAGTTTGAATATGATGGTGCGCGCGTTAATATTCTAGATACTCCTGGTCACCAGGATTTCAGTGAAGACACGTATCGTACGCTGACAGCCGTTGATAGTGCTGTTATGATTATTGACTCAGCGAAAGGCATCGAGGAGCAGACACTTAAATTATTCAAGGTCTGCCGCATGAGAGGAATTCCGATTTTTACTTTTATGAATAAGCTTGATCGCCAGGGGAAGGCACCGCTTGAGCTCCTTGCAGAATTAGAAGAGGTCATGGGAATTGAATCATATCCAATGAACTGGCCAATCGGGATGGGAAAAGAATTCCTCGGAATTTATGATCGGTTTAATAATCGAATTGAGCAATTCAGAGTAGAAGAAGAGGACCGCTTTATTTCCCTGAATGAGGAGGGCGAAATAGAGGGAAACCACTCCATTAAGGATACTGGGCTATATGATCAGACTCTTGAAGAAATTATGCTGTTAAATGAAGCGGGCAATGAGTTTTCAAGAGAGAGAATTGCAAAGGGTGATTTGACTCCTGTGTTTTTTGGAAGCGCGCTGACCAACTTTGGCGTACAGACATTTCTCGAGTCATATCTCCAATTTGCACCGCCGCCGCAGCCGAGGAATTCTACAGCAGGGGAAATTGATCCGCTGTCAGAAGAATTTTCTGGCTTCATATTTAAAATCCAGGCAAATATGAATCCTGCTCATCGCGACCGGATAGCATTTTTAAGAATTTGTTCTGGCCAATTTGAACGTGGCATGGCTGTGAATATACCAAGAATCGGCAAGTCCATCAAGCTTGCGCAGTCCACACAATTCATGGCTGATGACAGAAGTACAGTCGATTCTGCAGTAAGCGGGGATATCATCGGAATTTATGACCCGGGAACTTACCAGATTGGCGATACGTTAACCGCTGGTAAAAATAATTTCCAATATGAACGTCTTCCTCAATTTACACCTGAGCTATTTGTAAAAGTAACTGCCAAAAATGTCATGAAGCAAAAACATTTTCATAAGGGCATCCAGCAGCTGGTGCAGGAAGGAGCCATTCAGCTGTTTAAAACTGTAAAAATGGAAGAATACCTTCTCGGTGCGGTAGGACAGCTGCAATTTGAAGTTTTTGAACACCGCATGAAAAATGAATATAACACAGAAGTTTATATGGAAAGACAAGGCTCAAAAATCGCCCGCTGGGTAGAAGGCGATGAGGTCAACGAAAATCTTTCCAGTGGAAGAAGTCTCCTGGTTAAAGACCGTTACGACAAAAACGTTTTTCTATTTGAAAATGACTTTGCACTCCGATGGTTCCAGGAAAAAAATCCGGATGTAAAACTATATAATCCGATGGACTCAGAATAA
- the nhaC gene encoding Na+/H+ antiporter NhaC, with product MQQEHAALNLKPLEALIVTLIILGGISYSIIFAGAVPHIPVVFAIMGLIAYGLIKKVSIAQLEKGLIEGAQSGLGAIFIFFLIGMLISSWMASGTIPTFIYMALEAVNGKFFYAIVFVVASVIGMSIGSSLTTAATLGVAFMGVSSALGLSDAITAGAVISGAFFGDKMSPLSDTTNLASSTVKVDLFEHIKTMAWTTIPSFIISLAIFAVLSPGEAASDFSKIAQLKKTLLDEGLVHWYSLIPFVILTIMAIKKVSAIITLSAGILSALILAIFVQNSFGFEKVMSLLYSGYASKSGSEEIDALLSRGGMESMMFSISLVLLALSMGGLFLKLGILPALLEGIKGVLNRVSALVAAAAGTAIGINFLLGEQYLSILLTGNAFREPFEKAGLHPKNLSRILEDAGTVVNPLVPWSVCGVFLTGVLGVETAAYLPFAFFCILSPVITLIYGFTGLKIEKIEKKAAV from the coding sequence ATGCAACAGGAACATGCAGCATTGAATTTGAAGCCGCTGGAGGCGCTTATTGTAACTTTAATAATCCTTGGCGGGATTAGTTATTCTATTATTTTCGCAGGGGCAGTGCCTCATATTCCCGTTGTTTTCGCGATAATGGGGTTAATTGCTTATGGCTTAATAAAAAAAGTATCCATTGCACAGCTGGAAAAGGGGCTGATTGAAGGTGCGCAGTCCGGATTAGGGGCGATTTTCATTTTCTTTTTAATCGGCATGCTGATAAGCAGCTGGATGGCAAGCGGAACCATTCCTACATTTATTTATATGGCTTTGGAAGCTGTTAATGGAAAGTTCTTTTATGCCATTGTGTTTGTGGTAGCATCTGTGATTGGCATGAGCATTGGAAGCTCGCTTACGACGGCTGCTACATTAGGAGTGGCCTTTATGGGTGTCAGCTCTGCTTTGGGTCTTTCTGATGCGATTACTGCAGGTGCAGTTATATCCGGCGCATTTTTTGGAGATAAAATGTCTCCGTTGTCCGATACAACTAACCTGGCATCATCGACAGTTAAGGTGGATTTATTTGAGCATATTAAGACTATGGCATGGACAACGATTCCTTCGTTTATCATTTCTTTGGCAATCTTTGCTGTGCTGTCACCAGGCGAGGCAGCCTCTGATTTTTCAAAGATTGCCCAGCTGAAAAAAACTCTTCTGGATGAGGGGCTGGTACATTGGTACTCCCTAATTCCATTTGTCATTTTGACTATTATGGCCATTAAAAAAGTATCAGCAATCATCACGCTGTCTGCCGGAATTTTATCGGCATTAATCTTAGCCATTTTTGTCCAAAACAGCTTCGGTTTCGAAAAAGTGATGTCATTGCTGTATTCGGGATATGCCTCAAAAAGTGGTTCAGAGGAAATTGACGCACTATTATCAAGAGGCGGCATGGAAAGCATGATGTTTTCTATTTCTTTGGTATTGCTTGCACTTTCTATGGGTGGTTTATTCTTAAAGCTTGGCATTCTTCCAGCTTTGCTTGAAGGCATCAAAGGAGTATTGAATCGTGTGTCCGCTCTGGTGGCGGCAGCAGCAGGAACAGCAATCGGGATTAACTTCCTGCTTGGTGAACAGTATCTGTCGATTCTCTTAACTGGGAATGCTTTCAGGGAGCCTTTTGAAAAAGCCGGACTGCACCCGAAGAATCTTTCCAGGATTCTTGAGGATGCCGGCACTGTGGTAAATCCGTTAGTCCCGTGGAGTGTTTGCGGAGTTTTTCTAACAGGTGTACTAGGGGTGGAAACAGCAGCTTACCTGCCGTTTGCGTTCTTCTGTATACTAAGTCCGGTTATTACTCTTATCTATGGATTCACTGGTTTAAAAATCGAAAAAATTGAGAAAAAAGCAGCTGTGTAA
- a CDS encoding efflux RND transporter permease subunit, which translates to MRISDFSIKRPIFTLVTMFLVLILGVVSLLNIPLKLIPDLNPPVGVVVTSYPGASPDEVVEKVTKPLEENLATLPGIKTLTSTSQESANFILMQFSWTTDIDEIQSEVIQRLDQTQLPDEADKPRFMKFDPAQFPIIQLSLSADEEPEALRRLAEQLNLELTKVEGVASVNLSGTAIKEVRVELDQDKLSDFKLSQADVVDVIESNNISMPGDPVLTEGKELTTRIISSIDSLDTLKKLTVTVDPATGDKVSLEEISEVQLASQDDRTITRTNQSPSVLLSVLQQSDANTAEVSNQFIQKLDDLLEKEQFENIESEILFDQGDYINLAIGNISNSLILGGAFAMIVLFFFLKNVKSPLIIGISIPYSVIFTFVLMYFSDFTLNIMTLGGLALGIGMLVDNSIVVIENIYRHLSMGKDSKTAASDGAKEVGGAITASTLTTVAVFLPVVFITGIIGELFKEFALTISFSLFASLVVALTVVPMLASRLLKSPKTNIETKRQESGLMRSLEKSIKWSLRNRAVVIAITMLLLAAGSFGMTTVGTQFLPNADEGFFTVRMELENGTALSETEKVISALEEELKDEEEVDTYVSLIGTTQEGSFRGSKNANIAELYIKMKGLDQRERSTFEFADDVKKDLENAASKVNETAELSFNMQSSSGTAPNTLTFSVRDTDPNRLTDNVDKIYNALKDLNDVTELSTDLMDTVEEIQITVDREKALEQGLAPAQVAMAVNDVTRGNRATQMIDEESNIYGVFVEYDREVTQDIDNLKELLIKKPDGNYAALSDVTNIERGEGPVNIQRINQQDAVQFTLKYKSSTNMGAMSKEVDKEIADLDLPDGTEIVFSGDRELLESSIDDLILAFVLAIIFIYLVMAAQFESLKYPLVIMFTVPLMVIGVAIALTATQTPISLTAIIGIIVLAGIVVNNAIVIVDYINQKKGNGLKTYDAIIISVKDRARPILMTALTTILGLVPLALGIGEGTEINQPMGIALIGGLISSTFLTLFVIPVVYSFFDRDTRRLNKMYATPDGHLVPAYLLEERVDKDWNHNKGAEDKKQLQTSEARSYSRDDMAAMLEELLKIVKEDSKEKKERNRDENT; encoded by the coding sequence GTGAGAATAAGTGATTTTTCAATCAAAAGACCAATCTTTACATTGGTTACGATGTTCTTAGTGCTTATTTTAGGGGTTGTCTCCCTCTTGAATATTCCATTAAAACTCATACCCGATCTAAATCCTCCTGTAGGAGTAGTAGTAACTTCATATCCAGGAGCAAGTCCCGATGAAGTTGTGGAAAAAGTAACAAAGCCGCTCGAGGAAAATCTGGCAACATTGCCGGGGATTAAAACCCTAACCTCTACCTCACAAGAGAGCGCAAACTTCATTCTGATGCAATTTTCCTGGACTACAGATATAGATGAAATACAAAGTGAAGTTATTCAAAGGCTGGACCAGACACAGCTTCCTGATGAAGCTGATAAACCTCGCTTTATGAAGTTTGATCCTGCCCAGTTTCCTATCATACAATTATCCCTCAGTGCAGATGAGGAGCCAGAAGCATTAAGAAGGCTTGCAGAACAACTGAATCTGGAGCTGACCAAAGTTGAAGGAGTAGCAAGCGTAAATCTCTCCGGAACAGCCATTAAGGAAGTAAGGGTGGAACTTGATCAGGATAAACTAAGTGATTTCAAACTAAGCCAGGCTGATGTTGTGGATGTAATTGAATCCAATAATATTTCAATGCCAGGTGATCCGGTTTTGACTGAGGGAAAAGAGCTGACAACCAGGATCATTAGTTCCATTGATTCCCTTGATACGCTGAAAAAACTTACCGTAACAGTTGACCCCGCAACTGGCGATAAAGTAAGCCTTGAAGAGATCTCAGAGGTTCAGCTGGCCAGCCAGGATGATCGCACCATCACGCGCACAAACCAATCTCCATCTGTCTTACTGAGTGTCCTGCAGCAATCAGACGCTAATACGGCAGAAGTTTCAAATCAGTTCATACAAAAATTGGATGATCTTCTTGAGAAAGAACAGTTTGAAAATATTGAATCAGAAATTCTTTTTGACCAGGGGGATTACATAAACCTTGCAATAGGGAATATCTCCAATTCACTGATTCTTGGCGGTGCTTTTGCTATGATTGTGCTATTTTTCTTTTTGAAAAATGTTAAAAGCCCGCTTATTATTGGCATCTCTATTCCTTATTCTGTTATTTTTACCTTTGTTTTAATGTATTTTTCAGATTTCACCTTAAATATTATGACACTTGGCGGATTGGCGCTTGGAATTGGGATGCTGGTGGATAATTCCATCGTAGTTATTGAAAATATTTACCGCCATTTATCAATGGGGAAAGATTCTAAAACGGCTGCCAGCGATGGAGCTAAAGAAGTAGGAGGTGCGATTACTGCTTCAACACTGACGACTGTCGCTGTATTCCTCCCTGTAGTATTTATAACTGGAATCATCGGTGAATTGTTTAAGGAGTTTGCCCTGACCATTTCCTTTAGCCTATTTGCATCTCTAGTTGTTGCACTGACAGTTGTGCCAATGCTGGCGAGCAGGCTGCTGAAGTCTCCAAAAACAAACATTGAGACAAAACGGCAGGAATCAGGCTTAATGCGTTCACTTGAAAAATCGATTAAATGGTCTTTGCGGAATCGCGCAGTGGTAATAGCGATTACCATGCTGTTATTGGCAGCGGGCAGCTTTGGAATGACCACAGTAGGCACGCAATTTCTTCCGAATGCAGATGAAGGCTTCTTTACGGTGCGAATGGAGCTTGAAAACGGCACTGCACTTTCAGAAACGGAAAAGGTTATATCTGCTCTAGAGGAAGAATTAAAGGATGAAGAAGAGGTAGATACATATGTAAGCCTCATTGGAACTACACAGGAAGGATCCTTCCGGGGCTCGAAGAATGCCAATATCGCTGAATTGTATATCAAAATGAAAGGGCTTGATCAGCGGGAAAGATCAACATTTGAATTTGCCGATGATGTCAAAAAGGATCTGGAAAATGCTGCATCAAAGGTTAATGAAACTGCCGAACTCTCATTTAACATGCAATCTTCATCCGGTACAGCTCCGAATACACTGACTTTCAGTGTAAGGGATACAGATCCAAACCGCTTAACGGATAATGTAGATAAAATCTATAATGCATTGAAGGACTTGAATGATGTAACAGAATTATCGACTGACCTTATGGATACCGTTGAAGAAATTCAAATTACTGTGGACCGTGAAAAGGCACTTGAGCAAGGCCTGGCTCCAGCCCAGGTAGCCATGGCAGTAAATGATGTAACACGGGGCAATCGGGCAACACAAATGATAGATGAAGAATCGAATATATATGGTGTTTTTGTTGAGTACGATCGGGAAGTCACACAGGATATAGATAATCTAAAAGAATTGCTTATAAAAAAGCCTGATGGAAATTATGCTGCTCTCAGTGACGTAACTAATATAGAACGCGGAGAAGGACCGGTCAATATTCAGCGCATCAATCAGCAGGATGCTGTCCAATTTACTTTAAAGTACAAGTCTTCAACAAACATGGGTGCCATGTCAAAAGAAGTGGATAAAGAAATTGCCGACCTTGATTTACCGGATGGAACGGAGATCGTTTTTAGCGGTGACAGGGAATTGCTGGAATCATCTATCGATGACCTGATTCTGGCCTTTGTTCTGGCAATCATCTTTATTTATCTTGTCATGGCAGCCCAATTTGAGTCGCTGAAGTATCCGCTAGTTATTATGTTTACTGTGCCTCTCATGGTGATAGGTGTTGCAATTGCTCTCACGGCAACCCAAACACCGATTAGCTTAACTGCAATAATCGGGATTATTGTGCTTGCAGGAATTGTAGTTAATAATGCAATAGTCATTGTCGATTATATTAATCAAAAGAAAGGAAATGGCCTTAAGACCTACGATGCCATAATTATTTCAGTTAAGGACCGTGCAAGGCCAATACTTATGACGGCTTTAACAACCATTCTTGGATTAGTTCCTCTTGCACTAGGTATAGGAGAAGGGACAGAAATTAACCAGCCTATGGGAATTGCACTGATAGGCGGGCTGATCAGCAGTACGTTCCTGACACTATTTGTGATACCTGTTGTATATAGTTTCTTTGACAGGGATACAAGGCGGTTAAATAAAATGTATGCAACACCGGATGGCCATTTAGTGCCAGCTTACCTGCTTGAAGAAAGAGTGGATAAAGACTGGAATCACAATAAAGGTGCAGAAGACAAAAAACAGCTTCAAACCTCTGAAGCCAGATCATACAGCAGAGATGATATGGCAGCCATGCTGGAAGAGTTGTTGAAAATTGTAAAAGAAGATAGCAAGGAGAAAAAAGAACGCAACAGGGATGAAAATACCTAA
- a CDS encoding DUF5667 domain-containing protein: MKSLKFLSSIEMNKMAKSTLALVIAGTFTFSAATAFASENKEDADFETVEIKNDLSAEATAESNKDAAESIENAKEKLDEIESETPSLLPGSFFYFAKLALEKVKLALTFDDIKDAKLLAGYAAERMAEAEALFAEGKEEEAIEAIEKALEQMENAETIVDEANEDTEESKSDDEYNGNLISEDESAEDEASEEDAPAEDSADGEDSSDNDTADKETEEEVKEILAQNIIALQANLAKFSERFDEDHPAVLAMQKNIAKFSEKWSEQVIDEKEYTGNDQAGQAAEMAPAPIKSEDASSGTETAEDPAKEIDKSAPEEKTVLPEVPVKVSKEAKDAAKAEKKKAHEEAKVIEAQKRAEAKAAREAAKQAEKEAREEAMKAAKEQQAKKVQEKQAEAKSHAGKGKEKAEEAKGQGKENKGN, encoded by the coding sequence GTGAAATCATTGAAATTTTTATCCAGCATAGAAATGAATAAAATGGCAAAGAGCACACTAGCGCTGGTGATTGCAGGAACATTCACATTTTCAGCCGCAACAGCCTTTGCGAGTGAAAACAAGGAAGATGCAGATTTTGAAACAGTTGAAATAAAAAATGACCTGTCAGCGGAAGCAACAGCTGAATCAAATAAAGATGCAGCAGAATCCATTGAAAATGCTAAAGAAAAGCTTGATGAAATTGAATCAGAAACCCCATCTCTATTGCCTGGAAGCTTCTTCTACTTTGCAAAGCTTGCATTGGAAAAAGTGAAGCTTGCTCTAACTTTTGATGACATAAAAGATGCAAAATTGCTTGCCGGTTACGCTGCAGAGCGTATGGCTGAAGCAGAAGCACTTTTTGCTGAAGGAAAGGAAGAAGAAGCTATTGAAGCAATAGAAAAAGCATTGGAACAGATGGAAAACGCTGAAACCATCGTTGATGAAGCTAATGAAGACACAGAAGAATCTAAATCAGATGATGAGTACAACGGTAATCTAATCAGCGAAGACGAATCAGCTGAAGATGAGGCATCTGAAGAGGATGCTCCTGCTGAAGACTCTGCAGACGGTGAAGATTCTTCAGATAATGACACGGCAGACAAGGAAACTGAAGAAGAAGTAAAGGAAATCCTTGCACAGAATATCATTGCCCTCCAGGCAAATCTGGCTAAGTTTTCAGAAAGATTCGATGAAGATCATCCTGCCGTTTTAGCGATGCAAAAAAACATTGCTAAGTTCTCTGAAAAATGGTCTGAACAAGTGATAGATGAAAAAGAATATACTGGAAATGACCAGGCTGGGCAAGCTGCAGAAATGGCGCCTGCACCGATTAAATCTGAAGATGCTTCTTCAGGAACTGAAACAGCAGAAGATCCGGCGAAAGAGATTGATAAATCAGCTCCTGAAGAGAAAACTGTGTTACCTGAAGTTCCCGTGAAGGTATCTAAAGAAGCAAAAGATGCAGCTAAAGCTGAGAAGAAAAAAGCTCATGAAGAGGCAAAAGTTATAGAGGCCCAAAAGAGAGCGGAAGCAAAGGCCGCACGCGAAGCAGCTAAACAAGCTGAAAAAGAAGCACGTGAGGAAGCTATGAAAGCAGCAAAAGAACAGCAGGCAAAGAAAGTTCAAGAAAAGCAGGCAGAGGCAAAGAGCCATGCCGGCAAAGGTAAAGAGAAAGCTGAAGAAGCAAAAGGTCAAGGCAAAGAGAATAAAGGCAACTAA
- the sigI gene encoding RNA polymerase sigma factor SigI has translation MLSLLFMAKKRKRTLEETVELIQQGDTALNNELIESYKPFIAKTVSSVCKRYIHESDDEFSIGLIAFNEAIQKYSPDKGSSLISFSEVLIKRRVIDYIRKQSKFQNLSFNGGSNLEDDDTGSAIEDELSIEDFRKKTDEELRKEEILQFTQILQEFDLTFSDLIEQSPKHADARKNAMTVAKILVENDELKNILYDKKKLPIKQLESYVSLSRKTIERNRKYIIAISLILTGDYIFLKDYIKGVLET, from the coding sequence TTGCTAAGTTTATTGTTTATGGCGAAGAAGCGTAAAAGAACGCTCGAAGAAACGGTAGAGTTAATACAGCAGGGAGATACAGCATTAAATAATGAGCTAATAGAGTCATATAAGCCGTTTATTGCTAAAACAGTATCATCAGTCTGCAAGAGATACATACATGAATCAGATGATGAATTCAGCATTGGTCTCATCGCTTTTAATGAAGCCATTCAAAAGTACAGTCCTGATAAAGGGAGTTCATTGATCAGTTTTTCGGAAGTGCTGATTAAAAGGCGGGTTATTGACTATATCCGCAAGCAATCCAAATTTCAGAATCTTAGTTTTAATGGAGGCTCTAATCTGGAAGATGATGATACGGGTTCGGCGATTGAAGACGAATTGTCCATTGAAGACTTCAGGAAAAAAACGGATGAAGAACTGAGAAAAGAAGAAATTCTCCAGTTTACACAGATTCTGCAGGAATTCGACCTTACCTTCAGCGATCTGATCGAGCAGTCTCCAAAGCATGCAGATGCACGAAAAAATGCGATGACTGTAGCCAAGATTCTGGTTGAAAATGATGAACTCAAAAACATACTTTATGATAAAAAAAAGCTGCCTATAAAGCAGCTGGAGAGCTATGTTTCCTTAAGCAGAAAAACAATAGAGAGAAATAGGAAATATATAATTGCCATATCACTGATATTAACTGGTGATTATATCTTTCTAAAGGATTATATCAAAGGGGTGTTGGAAACGTGA
- a CDS encoding anti-sigma factor domain-containing protein: MKTGIIMEINERFLTLLTPEGEFLRARKQDGAYALGQEIEFFPIELKNGKKSSPLTIFNLFRGKGLMAAAFALMLAIVSLLPFLQNDEVYAYMSIDVNPSIELGVNQKYQVVELVPYNEEGELIIQNIKNWKKNSIHEVADKILLQIKKQGYFKENKEVVIAAVYTEQNKEADERIQEELADIKQAAQKEQLEVTLLEASEEEREAAIEKGLSPGLYKENKLKADADKKEKPEPAIPDKETDKESHAPQKPAENTQSQLKKQQQIEVNKEKPAVPGQIKKSEKQQKQQNNSGKNNGNNYEKRHNNIEKKDQGNNVKAQNHPSEKKNNKANENRNNTERNPKEIENGKNRSENGPERNQDRDNRNNSSGNKQGKHDERGNR, encoded by the coding sequence GTGAAGACAGGAATTATCATGGAAATAAATGAACGTTTTTTAACACTATTAACCCCGGAAGGAGAATTTCTGCGGGCCCGAAAACAAGATGGGGCATATGCACTTGGCCAGGAAATTGAATTCTTCCCAATAGAACTGAAAAACGGAAAAAAGTCGTCGCCTTTAACTATTTTTAATCTATTTAGAGGAAAAGGATTAATGGCTGCAGCTTTTGCACTAATGCTCGCAATCGTTTCTTTACTGCCGTTCCTGCAAAACGACGAAGTGTATGCATATATGTCAATAGACGTTAATCCGAGTATTGAATTAGGGGTCAATCAAAAATATCAGGTAGTAGAACTCGTTCCTTATAATGAAGAAGGAGAACTAATTATCCAAAACATCAAGAACTGGAAAAAGAACAGCATTCATGAGGTAGCAGACAAAATTCTTCTTCAGATAAAGAAACAAGGCTATTTTAAGGAAAATAAAGAGGTAGTGATTGCTGCCGTATATACAGAACAGAATAAAGAAGCGGATGAGCGAATTCAGGAGGAGTTGGCAGATATAAAACAGGCTGCACAAAAAGAGCAGCTTGAAGTAACTTTACTGGAAGCTAGTGAAGAGGAAAGAGAAGCTGCTATTGAAAAAGGGCTCTCACCTGGATTATATAAAGAAAATAAATTAAAAGCTGACGCTGACAAGAAAGAAAAACCTGAACCTGCAATTCCGGATAAAGAGACAGATAAAGAATCTCATGCTCCGCAAAAACCGGCAGAAAATACGCAAAGCCAATTAAAAAAGCAGCAGCAAATAGAAGTGAATAAAGAAAAACCTGCTGTTCCAGGGCAAATAAAGAAATCTGAGAAACAGCAAAAACAGCAAAATAACAGCGGTAAAAACAATGGGAATAATTATGAAAAAAGGCACAATAATATAGAAAAGAAAGACCAAGGAAATAATGTAAAAGCCCAAAATCATCCAAGTGAAAAAAAAAATAATAAGGCTAATGAAAACAGAAATAACACCGAGAGAAATCCTAAAGAAATAGAAAATGGGAAAAACAGAAGCGAAAATGGTCCTGAGAGAAACCAAGACAGGGACAATCGCAATAATTCCAGCGGAAATAAGCAAGGTAAACACGATGAAAGAGGAAATCGATAA
- a CDS encoding alpha/beta-type small acid-soluble spore protein — MARSSNKLLVPGIEQYMDQVKYEIAQEFGVQLGSDTVSRANGSVGGEITKRLVQQAQAQMSGQNNQ; from the coding sequence ATGGCAAGAAGCAGCAATAAGCTTTTAGTTCCTGGGATTGAACAATACATGGACCAGGTTAAATATGAAATTGCCCAGGAATTTGGTGTTCAATTAGGCTCTGATACTGTATCCCGGGCTAACGGATCCGTCGGCGGAGAAATTACTAAGCGATTAGTGCAGCAAGCCCAGGCACAAATGTCCGGCCAGAATAATCAATAA